One region of Triticum aestivum cultivar Chinese Spring chromosome 6B, IWGSC CS RefSeq v2.1, whole genome shotgun sequence genomic DNA includes:
- the LOC123133511 gene encoding acetolactate synthase 1, chloroplastic-like, with protein MEIHQELTRSPTIRTHLLRHEQGEAFAASGYARASGRPGVCIATSGPGATNLVTALADAYLDSVPLVAITGQVPRYMIGTGAFQETPVVEVTRPITKHNYLVLDVDDIPRIIKEAFFLASSGRPGPVLVDIPKDIQQHMAVPSWGTPMQLPNRYIARLPEQPATDLLEQVIHLAAEARRPVLYVGGGCSASGDELRRFVELTGIPVATTLMGLGNFPSDHPLSLRMLGMHGTVYANYAVDKADLLLAFGVRFDDRVTGRIEAFASRAKIVHIDIDPAEIGKNKQPHVSICADVKLALQGMNALLEGSIGERNFDYRDWCSELEQKRIEFPLGYQTFGEAIPPQYAIQVLDEMTNGEAIVATGVGQHQMWAAQYYTYRRPRQWLSSGGLGAMGFGLPAAAGAAVANPGVTVVDIDGDGSFLMNIQELAMIRIENLQVKVMVLNNQHLGMVVQWEDILYKANRAHTYLGNPEKGSVIYPDFITIARGFSIPAVRVANKSEVRAAIKEMLETPGPYLLDVIVPHQEHVLPMIPSGGSFKDTILDGDGQTLH; from the coding sequence ATGGAGATCCACCAGGAGCTCACGCGCTCGCCCACCATCCGTACCCACCTGCTCCGCCACGAGCAGGGCGAGGCCTTCGCCGCGTCAGGCTACGCGCGCGCTTCCGGCCGGCCCGGCGTCTGCATCGCCACCTCCGGCCCCGGTGCCACCAACCTCGTCACCGCGCTCGCCGACGCTTATCTCGACTCCGTGCCACTCGTCGCCATCACCGGCCAGGTCCCGCGGTACATGATCGGGACGGGCGCCTTTCAGGAAACGCCGGTCGTGGAAGTCACTCGCCCCATCACCAAGCACAACTATCTGGTTCTCGACGTGGACGACATCCCCCGCATCATCAAAGAGGCCTTCTTCCTCGCGTCGTCCGGACGTCCAGGGCCTGTTCTGGTCGACATCCCCAAGGACATCCAGCAGCACATGGCTGTGCCGTCCTGGGGCACGCCCATGCAGCTACCCAACAGGTACATTGCGCGCCTGCCCGAGCAGCCGGCCACTGACCTGCTCGAGCAAGTCATCCACCTTGCGGCCGAGGCCAGGAGACCCGTTCTCTACGTTGGTGGCGGATGCTCTGCGTCTGGTGATGAGCTGCGCCGCTTTGTTGAGCTCACGGGCATCCCGGTGGCAACCACTCTGATGGGTCTCGGTAACTTTCCTAGCGACCATCCGCTGTCACTGCGCATGCTTGGGATGCATGGGACCGTGTATGCCAATTACGCCGTGGATAAGGCTGACTTGTTGCTTGCATTTGGTGTGCGGTTCGACGATCGCGTGACTGGGAGGATTGAGGCTTTTGCGAGCAGGGCCAAGATTGTGCACATTGACATTGACCCCGCGGAGATTGGGAAGAACAAGCAGCCACACGTCTCAATTTGTGCAGATGTCAAGCTTGCTTTGCAGGGTATGAATGCTCTTCTAGAAGGGAGCATTGGGGAGAGGAATTTTGACTACCGTGATTGGTGCTCGGAGTTGGAGCAGAAAAGAATTGAGTTTCCCCTAGGTTATCAAACATTTGGTGAAGCCATTCCACCGCAATATGCTATCCAGGTGCTGGACGAGATGACAAATGGGGAGGCAATCGTTGCCACCGGCGTTGGGCAGCATCAGATGTGGGCGGCTCAGTATTACACCTATAGGAGGCCTAGACAATGGTTGTCGTCTGGTGGGCTGGGGGCAATGGGCTTTGGGTTGCCGGCAGCTGCTGGTGCCGCAGTGGCCAACCCAGGTGTCACTGTGGTCGACATTGATGGAGACGGTAGCTTCCTCATGAACATCCAAGAGTTGGCAATGATCCGAATTGAGAACCTCCAAGTGAAGGTCATGGTTCTTAACAACCAGCATCTGGGTATGGTGGTGCAGTGGGAGGACATACTCTACAAAGCCAACCGAGCACACACCTACCTAGGCAACCCGGAGAAGGGGAGTGTGATTTACCCAGACTTCATCACAATTGCCAGAGGCTTCAGTATCCCTGCGGTCCGAGTGGCAAACAAGAGCGAAGTTCGTGCTGCCATCAAGGAGATGCTTGAGACACCAGGCCCGTACTTGCTGGACGTCATCGTCCCACACCAGGAACATGTCCTACCCATGATCCCAAGTGGTGGATCTTTCAAGGACACGATCCTGGATGGAGATGGTCAAACTCTCCATTAG